From the genome of Erinaceus europaeus chromosome 1, mEriEur2.1, whole genome shotgun sequence:
TTGGGGCTTCCTGCTTCCAGACAGCCACAAGGGACATGCTACAGCACTAAAATAAGCTctcactgtgatgtctctccctctctctgtctctatttgcatgAAAAAGCAGGAGCTGAGAAATCACACACCCACAAGGTcccagttaaaataaataatagaattctTGCTGACCTGGAATcctaattataaaaaatatatgaaaagagaAATTAGCAGTTGAACTTGATGCTAAGGTTTTGTGAAATTTACCTGGAGAGgcctctacctgaaaaaaacaTTATACCTAAAAAATGATAACCTCTagggttttttttatctttttttttttttcgttttcttttttgcctctagggttatcactggggctcattgccagcactatgaatatactgctcctggaggttatttttcccattttgttgccctttttgtggttgttattgttactgttgttatagctgttgttgttggataggacagagagaactggagagaggaagggaagacagagatggggagagaaagacacctgcagacctgcttcacagcttgtgaggcgactcccctgcaggtgggaagccggggcttgaaccgggatccttacctggtccttgtgcttcacaccacagtGGGgcctgaaactgggatccttatctggtccttgtgctttgcaccatgtgtgcttaacccactgcgctactgcctagcccaCTGCTAACCTCTAGTTTTCATCCCAAAGATTTTTTTCTGGAATGACTAACCCATGCAGTTGATAAGGTTTACCAtttagtgctttaaaaaaaaattattaaaaatagatggatagaacagagcactgttcaggtcatttatggtggtgctgaggattgaacctgggaactcagagcctcaggcatgagtcttttgcaaaaccattatgctgtctccccagccccagtacTTCTATCTACAACCATCTTATTGAAGAATTCCAGCCATAGGGTCTTGCAGATGTGTGCTCTTTACAGAGGAGATCAATTCATTCTGCCAATTATGTACAAAAGAATTCCAAATGAAAATCTTAAAATAAGACTGCAGTACCTTATACTAAGGCCTAATGTTTCCATTTGGTCACTGGCACAACCTGATCAACAGTAGCTGgattgagaaggaaaaaaacaatgcAATGTGTGCTCTTTCTGGCAGTAAGGGTAACTTGGTGCTGACTTTACAATCTGTAATGAGAAGTGACTGAACGTATCACACCTTAGGTCACAACTAGTCTTGGGAGCTATGTTGCACTGGCCAGGGGACTTTAGCTAAAGGCAAAGGGTAGGGGGATGAGCCTCAAACCTGTGGTCAAAATTATATAATGTGGTAATAATGACAGCCTTTCGAGTAACCGGGACCCAGGACAGATACAAGTTCAAGGTCAAACTGTCAGTGGCAAAGTGACCTAGCATATTGTTCCTTTCAACattgatgttttttgtttgtttgtttgtttttagcacaTTGAACACACAAACCTTAATGGTAAATAAATTCTGTGGGTTACATATTACTATTATGATTCTAGGAGACAATGAGAAGATCTGGAAACCATGTTAACTCCAACAGCTGGATAACTGATTCCTCACATCTGTATGCTACAGGGTCTGTAGGGttgtgtttttgttatttttaaaatttttttctttattatttatttccccttttgttgcccttgttgttgtagttattattattgttgtttatatcattgttgttggataggacagagagaaatggagagaggaggggaagacagagagggggagagaaagagagacacctgcagacctgcttcaccactcgtgaagcgacctccttacaggtggggagccagggcttgaacccgcatccttacaccggaccttgcgcttcgcgccacctgcgcttaacccgctgtgctactgacgGACCCCCGTGTTTTTGTtcttgtctttgttttgtttttaacatagATACTAGTAACACAGGAATGACTGTAACTCTGAGCAATACTAAGCAGCCCATTATTGGTGTCCTTACATACAGTAGAGGACTCTGAGGATTCCATATAAGATGAACCGAAGTTATGTCAGATCTGGCCTGAAACAGTGAAAATTACACGATCACAAGCAGCTCCCTTTTGTCCTGTTTGCCTCCTTTTGCTttccataagtaaataaagcagGTGAAAGATTTGAAGGGCATTGTTTTATTCCAAAGTTGATCACTACTGAGGAGGATTTATGTGCCTCTCCTCACTGCTTCCCTCAGCTCTTTTCCTGCTAAAAACTGTGGTGGTCACATGCTATTGAAGAAAGAACAATTAAAAAGTGAGGACGATACACATTTTATAAAGTTCATGGTTGGCATGTCTTGACCTTTACCTGAGGCAGAGTGAAATTAAAGTTACAGATAAGTTCAAGGAAAGACTGaaagtaaacatttatttattattgagtagagacagagtagttgagaggggaaatagggaaagagacagagacatttctgcagccctgctttaccactcatgaaagcttgccccctgcaggtggggaccaggggcttgaacctgggtccttgcaccctgtagtgtgtgtgcttaaccaggtgcaccaccgcctggccccaagactgaaagtaaataaaagatactAATTTTGTTCTCCTCGGTTAATTCAAACATGATttttgtctccatttctttttttttttgcctctagggttattgttggggctcagtgcttgcaccatgaatccactgctcctggaggctcttgttttcccttttgttgtccttgttgttttattgttgtggttattattgttattgttactgatgtcattgttgttggataggacagatagaaatggagagaggtggggtagatagaaagggtgaaagaaagacacctgcagacctgcttcaccgcttctgaaggtacccccctgcaggtggggagccagggggcttgaaccgggatccttatgacagtccttgtgcttcacaccatgtgcgcttaacctgctgtgctacctcccgactcccctccATTTCTAATTAGTAAGAAGCTAAACAGGTTGGTCTTCTCTACCTGCCCAGTGGCTGGAATCTGGTTTTTATTTTACTGTGAAATAACCCCTTTAAACACAGGCCTCGactaagggaaaaagaaaagaatgttttcaaatagttgctttattttttattttaaaaatattttatttattttatttcaatgagaggaagaccagaacactgctcagctctggcttatgatggtgctggcgattgaacctgaaaaaaaaaaaaaagtttttctaacatgagatgaggaaaaagaaagggagagaaaggctaAAAGTGTTGTTAGGAAGTTTCCAACCAaagaagaaacaagaaaacacacacacacagagagggagagagagaaagagagagagctagctGTCGAAACACAAGGAGTGCTAAATAGTTGAGTCCAGTCCTGCTGCCCCTGAAGAGACGCCAAGCCTAGGTCACAGTGCCCAGGCCAGACTCTGTCCTGGAGAAGCACCAGTCCTTCTCATCAGTAAGAAATATTCAACTCAGTGCATCCAGAGGAAGGCTGCACATACCACGTTCGCTGTGCAAGAGTCCAGGGAAGACTTGCTCAGTCAAGTAGGTGGCTTCCAGACTGACCTTGGCCCAAGTCTCAGGCCAAGGAGAAAGAGCTGGGAAAATCTTCAGTGTCTCATCAGAACTGTGCTCAGAGTTCAGGTCTTGAATATCAGAAAGCCCCCAAATGCAGTGCCTGAAGGGCTTCTCTTTCTTACAGACCCCTGAGTTAGCTCAAACCACACTCTCTCACCCTTCTGCAGCTCAGCCATTGCAAAGGTCGTCACCGTGCTTCCACCCTGCTGCCCTTCAGTGGTACAAATGGGGGTCCTGTGGTGACCCCCAAAGACTAACTGCCCAGTGCCTGGTCCTGGGCCAAATTCAATGCTCACTGCAAACAGGTAGACCCCACGCTCAGGGGCTCGGAAGTAGCCATTTTCTGGGAAGTAGCTGCTGCCAATGTTGAGGTGAGTAGTGTTGAACTTCAGTGTCTGCAGGTCAGCCATCTCCTCTGAAAAGCTGGCATAGAAGGCCACAGGGGATCCTGGAACAAAAGAGGTAAAGTGTCAAGGGCTGAGTCACTCCCTCCCTTGAATGAGAAACCCTGAGACCTGCTTTCCTtaccttcttttatttccttttgttgcccttgttttattgttgtagttattattattgttgttattgatgtcgtcgttgttggataggacagagagaaatggagagaggagggaaagacagagagggagaaaggaagatagacacctgcaaagctgcttcaccgtctgtgaagcgactcccttgcaggcggAGAGCAGGGCCTCGAAACCGGGATCATTataccgggatcattatgccggtctctgcgctttgcaccacttgcgcttaacccgctgtgctacagcccgactccctttcctcACCTTCTTAATATTAGAAGTAGGTCAGGATTTTTAGATAATCTGGATATTCCCAACAGCAATATATCTCTGGGATGGGAACTGACTGGCCaaatcagtattttatttttaaatcttgtaTCCACtcccttcttctgtttttttgtttgtttgtttgtttttcctccagggttattgctgggctcggtgcctgcaccatgaatccactgctccctgaggccatctcccccccccctttgttgcctttgttgtagcctcgttgtggtcattattaccattgtcgatgttgttcgttgttggataggacagagagaaatggagagaggaggggaagacagagagggggagagaaagatagacacccacagacctgcttcaccccctgtgaaatgactcccctgcaggtggggagctgggggctcgaaccgggatcattacgccggtccttgcgctttgcgccacgtgcgcttaacccactgcgccaccgcccgaccccttgtttttttcttaaccagaacactgttcagctctggcttatagtggtacaggggattgaacctgggacttcggaggctcaggcatgagattctgtttacataaccattatgctgtctaccctccgccctagtttcttttttaaggtttatttctttaatttgttaatgaaaaaggcagggagatggagagaaacaatcACCTATACTgcaagggatcaaactcagggcctcatgcctaagagtctagtgctttattcattcatccacTTCCAGACTGTCAATCAGAACAACAAGAAGGGAAAAGATAGTGTTCCTACTGATATGCATGTTAACAAAGCACTGTGTTGCTTGGTTCCTTTTTCTTCCAATACCCCATCTCCTCTACCAGGAACTTCCACCTATACAATTCcacttctccccccaccaccaccccaattccagacagaaagagacagtgagagggaagacaccatagcaccactccactgctcatggagcccTCACGGTGCTCCCAACTGTTGCTGGGTCCTTTCATTGGTAAAGTGGGTACCCAGTACAGTGTGATGCATTGTACTGGGTACAGCCCCACTGCCAACATTCTTGGCAGAGTAGACCTCAAATAAGGTCACTTAAAGTCCTTACAAtatcagtgagaaaaaaaaaaaaaagtcttgggccggggtgatagcatagtggttatacaaagagactctcatgcctgaggctccaaagtcccaggttcaatccccctgcactaccataagccagagctgagcagtgttctgattaaaaaaaaaaagtgttggcaaaggaggacctattTTGTTATGTGACCTTTCACTTAACGTTTCAGTTTCCTAGAAACAGTCAAGTTCATTAAATGAAGAGTTAAGCTACAGAAatgagtgcttaacctgttgcccaTGGCTGCCTGGCTTGTAAATGACAGTGTGGTACAGGAACCCAGTTCTCAGACTATCAGATTACTGTTACCTACTTGGAGTCTTGAGAGCccataaaggaagagagataccaaGTTGGGTTGGTCAGCAAACCAGACATGTagatctgaggctccaaggtccccagcaccactctgAGCAAGGCTTTggttagtctctgtctctctgcacccccctcataaataaataaatagatctttaaaaaagagaattaccaggagtcgggtggtagcgcaagttaagcgcaggtggtgcaaagtgcaaggaccagtgcaagaattctggtttgagcccccggctccccaccaggagagttgcttcacaggcagtgaaggaggtctgcaggtatctatctttctctccccatatctgtctcccccccctctccatttctctctgtcctatccaacaatggcatcaataacaacaataataactacaacaataaagcaagggcaacaaaaaggaataaatcaatattttaaaaaagtaaaaaaaaaaaaaaaagagagagagaattatcagACTGGGAGCTGGCCTTTTACCCCCTGGTTTCTGGGGCTCTTCCCACTAGAAGTAGCACTTTAGTCAGCCTTAGGATAAGTCTctgtgggagccgggcagtgacacacctggttaagcacacgttatcatgcacaaggccctgactTCCAGTCCCCGCATTCCCTTCTGATCTCAATTTATCTTCCAAATcaaataaactagaaagaaaaaagggggggagatggCCATCACTGTGAGCAGTGAATCTGTTATACAGAGCTCTAgcgaaccctgatggcaattaaaaagaaatgttcatagcagcacaattagtaataaccaaaacctggaagcaacccagatgtccaacaacagaggagtggctgagtaagttgtggtctatatactacATGGAATATTAAGCtataaaaatggtaatttcaccttcttcacctcatcttggatggagcttgaaggaatcatgttaagtgagatgtcagaaacagaaggatgaatatggggtgatctcactcatagaagttgaaagacaagatcaaaagagaaaacactaagcagaacttggactggagttagtgtattgcaccaaagtgggtaggtggagggggagagtacagagaacagatggcagaggatgacctaatgggggttgtattgttatgtggaaaactgggaaatattatgcatgtacaaacgactgcattttactgttgactgtaaaacattaatcccccaataaagaaataaaaaataataataaggctctCTATGGATAAGTTCCATAGAGAGAAAGTAGgcagggaggtggggagccaTATATGGAGAATGGAGCCAACCTGGCAAGGGCGTCATGACAGGAAGATGGGGCTGGGGACTAGACCACTGGCCTTAATACTGACTAGGTAAGGGCCCTCCTGAGCTCTTTTGGAACTTGGAACTTCAGGGCTGAGGCCAAACAAGGTGTCATTTACATAGCAGTTAGTGACTTATGTCCAAGGACTAGAGCCTCAGTTCTCTCCCAGCCCAGCAACAACCTTGTTAAggaccaaaaaaacaaacaaacaaacaaacaaaaaaaacttagaaTTCTGAATAACGGTCCCGTTTGTGTAACACTTATTCCAAGACCCCTAGTGCATCTGCAGTTCCTCTGGCACCCAGCAGATGGAGTGCTCGTCTAGCAGAAGAAATGCGAGCCTAGTGCGCCCTCTGCTGGCGCTCGTTTTCCTCACCACCCTTCCCGCAGCCGCCTGAGGTGTGGAATtggtcccctccccccatctcctcgttccctctcaatttttctctgttccatccagtaaaaacggggggggggggggggaatggctgcaaggatcagtggattcgcagtgttggcagtgagccccagtgataaccctggaggtaaataaacaGAATAGGATGATCAGACATCaatttcaccgcttatgaagcaacccccgctgcaggtggggagcctggatccttgcgcgggtccttgcatttcgcactaTGTGtctttaacccggtgcgccaccgcccggcccccctgtTTTCTTTCCCACGACTCCCTCTGAGacagagctgctgctgctgctgctgcagacaGTTGTGATCTCTCTCCCGCCTTTCTCCCGGGCCCAGAAACTCACCTGTTTCCCAGAGCTGGGCTCTCAGGGTGTCCGGCTCAAGccctttgccatgtgcatcagCCAAAGGCTCCACTTGCTTCTTGTCTCTCTTCTTGGGAGCTTCCAGATCCTTCTGCTGCTTCTTGGCTTTCCTGTCGAGCATGGCCTGTAGCTTCCCCAGATCCAGGCTGATATTGGCCAACACAAGCCCTTCGAAGTTCCTGAACAGGCTGTGGAAGAGCTGCTGGTGCTGCTCCAGGCTGCGCTGGTGGATGGCCAGAGCCCCACGCAGGAGCTCGAGGGAGCTGTTGCGGGCGGCGGCCCCGCAGCACTGTCCCGCGAGCTCCACGTCTGCGCTCAGGCGCCGCAGCTCCCGGGCCAGCAGCGCCAGCTCCGGGCCGCCGGCCTCCTCCGGGGTCGCGTCGTGGCTGGGCTCCAGGCGCGCTGAGGGTAGCGGGGGCCACGCCTGGGCCCCGGTCGAGCTCTGCCCAGCGACCCGCTCCAGGGCCGTGACCCGCGCAGCCAGCGCGTCCCAGCCGAGCGCCTGCTCCTGCAGCCCAGCGGCGGCGTCCCGCAGGCCCTGGCGGATCTGCTCGTAGGTCAGCGGCAGCTGGTCGGCTGCCGGCTCTGTCAGGGCCTCCAGCAGCTCCTCCCCGAAGAGCGCGGCCAGCACGGCCTCGTGGCGCAGCGCGTCGGCCAGCAGCGCCGAGAAGGAGCCGTGCAGCCCCCTCACCTCCGCGCGCACCTCGGGCTCGGCCGCCTGCAGCGCGTCGGTGTCTCCGCGCAGGGCCCGTAGCTGGGTGCGCAGCCGGGCCCGCTCCGCCCGCGCCTGCTCGCCCTCCGCCGCCAGCACGTCCAGGGCGGCGGACAGGGCGTCCACCCTGCCGCCCAGGGCCTGCGGCGAGGACCCGTCGAGGCTCTCCTGCGCGTCCTCCAGGGCCCGCGTGGTGGCGCCCTGCTGGTCCTCGCGGATGGCGTCCAGGTTTACCGAGAGCTTGTGGCAGTTGCAGTCCTTGATGTACTTGAGGAGGTCGGCCTGCGCGCCCTGTAGCTGCTGGAGCGTGAGGTTGAGCTCCAGCAGCTGTCGCTCCAGTTCCTCTTTGTTCTCCTCCATGATGAGCGACTTCTCCATCAGGATGATCCGCAGCTCCCGCAGTGCCGTGTGGTTCACCTGCAGGTTCCTCACCAACTCTTCCACTTTGCTGATCTGGTCGAAGGTCTCATCAGATTCGGAGTAGAGCTCCTTGATCTCGTTCTCGTGCTGGGTCAGGGTGGCCTTCATGTCAGCTAGGGCGCTGCTCAGTTCCTCTTCCCTGTGGCCAGCAGCTGCGTGCAGGGCTGAGAGGTTTCTCTGCAGCTGGCCCAGCCGGGCCTGCAGGCTCTCGGGTTCCGGCCTGGCCGCCGTCCCCACAGCTGCCACCAGCAGGCTGTCATTGCGTTCGTGGGCCTTCAGGAATTTCTTGAACTTGGTGTCCACGTCAGCCTGGACCTGGTTGAGGGAATGCTGCAGGGAGAGGCGCTGGGCGTCCAGGCGGTCCTCCAGGTTCTGCTGCAGCTGGCCCACTTTCTGGGCGTTCTCCTGGACCTTGGTCTCGAACTTGGCACcaagctcctggaggtcatccctGGCCACAGTGCTCTCCTGGACCTTCCTGATGGCCTGCCGGTTGGCCTCGACATCAAGAGACAGGTTTCTTATGGCCTGCGAGAGGTTGTGCAGACTCTGGTTGAAGCTCCACCAGATGGGGCTGAGATGCGCTTTCAGGAAGGTGTCCATCTGGAGCAGTAGCATCTGCCCCTTGTCTTCATCGGGAAACTCTGCAAGAGACGCATAATGTTACagtctttattatttgtttattcatctttgtcaccaaggttattgctgggtctccgtgcttgcatgacaaatccacagctcctggtggctgttttcccattttacttatttattttttcaacttgacataacagagagaaatggagatgggagagggagatagagaggaagagaaaaagagacacttgaagtCCTTCTCCATCTCGATAAatcgcccctgcccccacccctgtaaATGGGGTATGGGTGTTTGAACTGagtcctggtaatgtgtgtgcttgac
Proteins encoded in this window:
- the MMRN2 gene encoding multimerin-2 isoform X1 yields the protein MIPMLLLGLWGPLGWSLLEAWAQAPGTSFSHPHGSRLSGDWREETKKTDRDPILRNWCPYQEYKLVTFVAACKTEKYLVHSQQPCPQGAPDCQNVKVMYRMAQKPVYQIKQRVMASINWRCCPGFSGPDCQHHDPVAIPESTDLGDDLLESWDRPVSLEPAHQAVEIDNSAGEELQSDTHPAVDSPPGPWKALASNLTAAMTVMEANQTESEFPDEDKGQMLLLQMDTFLKAHLSPIWWSFNQSLHNLSQAIRNLSLDVEANRQAIRKVQESTVARDDLQELGAKFETKVQENAQKVGQLQQNLEDRLDAQRLSLQHSLNQVQADVDTKFKKFLKAHERNDSLLVAAVGTAARPEPESLQARLGQLQRNLSALHAAAGHREEELSSALADMKATLTQHENEIKELYSESDETFDQISKVEELVRNLQVNHTALRELRIILMEKSLIMEENKEELERQLLELNLTLQQLQGAQADLLKYIKDCNCHKLSVNLDAIREDQQGATTRALEDAQESLDGSSPQALGGRVDALSAALDVLAAEGEQARAERARLRTQLRALRGDTDALQAAEPEVRAEVRGLHGSFSALLADALRHEAVLAALFGEELLEALTEPAADQLPLTYEQIRQGLRDAAAGLQEQALGWDALAARVTALERVAGQSSTGAQAWPPLPSARLEPSHDATPEEAGGPELALLARELRRLSADVELAGQCCGAAARNSSLELLRGALAIHQRSLEQHQQLFHSLFRNFEGLVLANISLDLGKLQAMLDRKAKKQQKDLEAPKKRDKKQVEPLADAHGKGLEPDTLRAQLWETGSPVAFYASFSEEMADLQTLKFNTTHLNIGSSYFPENGYFRAPERGVYLFAVSIEFGPGPGTGQLVFGGHHRTPICTTEGQQGGSTVTTFAMAELQKGERVWFELTQGSVRKRSPSGTAFGGFLIFKT
- the MMRN2 gene encoding multimerin-2 isoform X2, translating into MIPMLLLGLWGPLGWSLLEAWAQAPGTSFSHPHGSRLSGDWREETKKTDRDPILRNWCPYQEYKLVTFVAACKTEKYLVHSQQPCPQGAPDCQNVKVMYRMAQKPVYQIKQRVMASINWRCCPGFSGPDCQHHAHQAVEIDNSAGEELQSDTHPAVDSPPGPWKALASNLTAAMTVMEANQTESEFPDEDKGQMLLLQMDTFLKAHLSPIWWSFNQSLHNLSQAIRNLSLDVEANRQAIRKVQESTVARDDLQELGAKFETKVQENAQKVGQLQQNLEDRLDAQRLSLQHSLNQVQADVDTKFKKFLKAHERNDSLLVAAVGTAARPEPESLQARLGQLQRNLSALHAAAGHREEELSSALADMKATLTQHENEIKELYSESDETFDQISKVEELVRNLQVNHTALRELRIILMEKSLIMEENKEELERQLLELNLTLQQLQGAQADLLKYIKDCNCHKLSVNLDAIREDQQGATTRALEDAQESLDGSSPQALGGRVDALSAALDVLAAEGEQARAERARLRTQLRALRGDTDALQAAEPEVRAEVRGLHGSFSALLADALRHEAVLAALFGEELLEALTEPAADQLPLTYEQIRQGLRDAAAGLQEQALGWDALAARVTALERVAGQSSTGAQAWPPLPSARLEPSHDATPEEAGGPELALLARELRRLSADVELAGQCCGAAARNSSLELLRGALAIHQRSLEQHQQLFHSLFRNFEGLVLANISLDLGKLQAMLDRKAKKQQKDLEAPKKRDKKQVEPLADAHGKGLEPDTLRAQLWETGSPVAFYASFSEEMADLQTLKFNTTHLNIGSSYFPENGYFRAPERGVYLFAVSIEFGPGPGTGQLVFGGHHRTPICTTEGQQGGSTVTTFAMAELQKGERVWFELTQGSVRKRSPSGTAFGGFLIFKT